One window of Flavobacteriales bacterium genomic DNA carries:
- a CDS encoding ribonuclease P protein component, protein MPQRPTFRKHERLTGRDRLKLVATTGKVVKVHPFRLVGLLMPLDTIAPAQVAFAIPKRHVKLAVDRNRQRRLMREAYRLNKQTWYEQLTAKNSQCAWLLIFQGSSPLPWEETREKITRIFDRWTQEHVGADP, encoded by the coding sequence ATGCCCCAGCGCCCCACCTTTCGCAAGCACGAACGCCTTACCGGCCGCGACCGTTTGAAATTAGTGGCCACTACCGGCAAGGTGGTCAAGGTCCATCCCTTTCGCCTCGTTGGCCTGTTGATGCCCTTGGACACCATTGCCCCGGCGCAGGTGGCCTTCGCCATCCCCAAACGGCATGTGAAATTGGCCGTGGACCGCAACCGCCAGCGCCGGCTCATGCGCGAGGCCTACCGGCTCAACAAGCAAACGTGGTACGAGCAGCTGACCGCCAAGAACAGCCAATGTGCCTGGCTCCTGATCTTCCAAGGGAGCAGCCCGCTGCCCTGGGAGGAGACCCGGGAGAAAATAACGCGCATCTTCGACCGTTGGACCCAGGAACATGTCGGCGCTGATCCGTAA
- the yidD gene encoding membrane protein insertion efficiency factor YidD, producing the protein MSALIRKLFIALIRLYQGMISPLLPGSCRYTPTCSDYGVQALRKHGPWRGGLLTLKRFLSCNPWGGHGHDPVP; encoded by the coding sequence ATGTCGGCGCTGATCCGTAAGTTGTTCATCGCGCTCATCCGCCTCTACCAAGGAATGATCTCCCCGTTGCTCCCCGGTTCCTGCCGCTACACCCCCACCTGCTCCGACTACGGGGTGCAGGCACTGCGCAAACATGGCCCGTGGCGCGGCGGCCTGCTCACGTTGAAGCGCTTCCTATCTTGCAATCCGTGGGGAGGCCACGGCCACGACCCCGTTCCCTGA
- a CDS encoding O-antigen ligase family protein: MAEQAMRLPGTVGTGVHWRIHLGALGLALIMLPWSEFLLSLSQIILGVNWLWEGIATRDLGGRFKRGFTTKESAVFLSFFGLNLLGLLWTTDLKWGLDLCRILLPVFIFGSVLSTAPKLSARQLRDLLLLGAWSATASTIACLAMRHGVLAQGNYRELSPFISHIRLSLMLCFSIAVFVYYWPRTWLLRSAHVAAILLCLWFMDQLSSLIALPVLAVLSLYFLWQLVRQRSTTWRIAAVVVFIAGAAGSTLYLRSCVQDYWHTDPTQLDHLDNASAGGEVYYHDLRDPQRENGHYVWINVADKEMKRTWDRRSDIKFLGKDKLGQPLRSTLVRYLASMGMRKDSTGIQALSPTDVERIENGMTSVDEGRQGAMRARIEQVLYELDTYRASGDPNGHSVTMRMEFQRVGLGIAKEHWLTGAGTGDTQLAFDAAYAAEQSPLAGKWRLRAHNQYLTLLISFGVFGLLWSLFSWWWPAWRLNAFRHPLFIAWGIIFLLSCFSEDTLETQMGATFFALYYALFVFAAPPIPCGTRNTSEDAKLFFDQAPRNAAGQ; the protein is encoded by the coding sequence ATGGCCGAGCAAGCGATGCGCCTTCCCGGTACTGTCGGCACCGGGGTCCATTGGCGCATCCATCTGGGTGCCTTGGGCTTGGCGCTGATCATGCTGCCATGGTCCGAGTTCCTGCTCAGCCTTTCGCAGATCATCCTGGGGGTGAACTGGCTGTGGGAAGGCATCGCCACACGTGATCTGGGCGGACGTTTCAAGCGCGGCTTCACCACGAAGGAGAGCGCGGTATTTCTTTCTTTTTTCGGGTTGAACCTATTGGGCCTGTTGTGGACCACCGACCTGAAGTGGGGTCTGGACCTCTGCCGGATCCTGCTGCCGGTGTTCATATTCGGATCGGTGCTGTCCACCGCACCGAAATTGAGCGCACGCCAATTACGCGACCTGCTGCTGTTGGGCGCATGGAGCGCCACGGCCAGCACGATCGCCTGCTTGGCGATGCGCCATGGTGTATTGGCACAGGGCAACTACAGGGAACTCTCTCCCTTCATCAGTCACATCCGCCTGTCGCTGATGCTCTGCTTCAGCATCGCCGTGTTCGTGTATTACTGGCCGCGCACATGGCTGCTGCGGTCGGCACATGTGGCCGCGATCCTCTTGTGTCTCTGGTTCATGGACCAGCTCAGCAGCTTGATCGCCCTGCCTGTGCTAGCTGTGTTGAGCCTCTACTTCCTTTGGCAACTGGTCAGGCAGAGAAGCACTACATGGCGCATCGCAGCGGTGGTTGTCTTTATTGCCGGGGCAGCGGGAAGCACGCTCTACCTGCGCTCCTGCGTGCAGGACTATTGGCATACCGACCCCACGCAGCTCGACCACTTGGACAATGCCAGCGCAGGCGGAGAGGTGTACTACCACGACCTGCGCGACCCCCAGCGCGAGAACGGCCATTATGTGTGGATCAACGTGGCGGACAAGGAAATGAAGCGGACATGGGACCGGCGCAGCGACATTAAATTCCTAGGGAAGGACAAGCTTGGCCAGCCCTTGCGCTCCACCTTGGTGCGCTACCTCGCGAGTATGGGTATGCGCAAGGATTCCACCGGCATCCAGGCCCTGTCACCGACCGATGTGGAGCGGATCGAGAACGGCATGACCAGCGTGGATGAAGGTCGGCAAGGCGCCATGCGCGCACGCATCGAGCAGGTGCTGTACGAGCTGGACACTTATCGAGCGTCCGGGGATCCCAACGGGCATTCGGTCACCATGCGCATGGAGTTCCAGCGTGTCGGGCTGGGGATCGCCAAGGAACACTGGTTGACCGGTGCGGGTACCGGCGATACGCAACTGGCCTTCGATGCCGCATATGCTGCCGAGCAAAGCCCCTTGGCGGGGAAGTGGCGGTTGCGCGCGCACAACCAATACCTCACCCTTCTGATCAGCTTCGGCGTGTTCGGTCTGTTGTGGAGCCTCTTCTCCTGGTGGTGGCCCGCATGGCGGCTGAACGCTTTCCGGCACCCCTTGTTCATCGCCTGGGGGATCATTTTCCTGCTGTCCTGCTTTAGCGAGGACACGCTCGAAACGCAGATGGGCGCCACCTTCTTCGCGCTGTACTACGCGCTGTTCGTCTTTGCCGCACCGCCTATACCATGCGGAACTAGAAATACGTCCGAAGATGCGAAGCTATTTTTTGATCAGGCGCCCCGCAATGCTGCGGGGCAATAA
- a CDS encoding S41 family peptidase, translating into MKNPFNSWKKPAIILAVAAGGAFTIAAGDNYFEVGKNLEIFNELYKNINIYYVDDVNPGELIDTGIDAMLESLDPYTQYIAESDMEDYRIMTTGQYGGIGAMIRKKDDGVMVSEPYEGYPAMTNGIKAGDLILKVDGRDTKGMDTEDVSKLLKGQAGTKVNIVTSRDGQAPEDHALTREEIKIPDVPYSGFIDQGNKVGYIKLNSFTQTAGQEVRKAFTELKEQGAQKMVLDLRGNGGGLLREAINIVNIWVPKGLTVVETKGKISEWDKTYKTLSEPLDKEMPLVVLVDTGSASASEIVTGALQDLDRAVIVGHRTYGKGLVQQTRDLFYNSKLKVTVAKYYIPSGRCIQKVDYAHHDKEGKAVIKADSTILAFKTADGRPVYDGRGIAPDIAVDLPPLPKIVGGLYQADLFFDFANQYQWTHDSIPPPERFTITEDIYQQFLTFVKDKKFEYHTESLDDLDKLVANAKKERYYEHSKDAIDALRTRLDPDRAEELERFRPEIEEVLKSELVGRYYYQTGRAKAMLGSDPAVKEALTVINGPAYKEVLAGTYKAN; encoded by the coding sequence ATGAAGAACCCGTTCAATTCCTGGAAGAAACCCGCCATCATACTGGCCGTCGCGGCGGGCGGGGCGTTCACCATCGCCGCGGGCGACAATTACTTCGAGGTGGGCAAGAACCTGGAGATCTTCAATGAGCTCTACAAGAACATCAACATCTATTACGTGGACGATGTCAACCCCGGCGAGCTGATCGATACGGGGATCGACGCGATGCTCGAAAGCCTCGACCCCTACACCCAGTACATCGCCGAGAGCGACATGGAGGATTACCGCATCATGACCACCGGGCAGTACGGCGGCATCGGGGCCATGATCCGCAAGAAGGACGACGGGGTGATGGTGAGCGAACCCTACGAGGGCTACCCGGCGATGACCAACGGTATCAAGGCAGGCGACCTGATCCTGAAAGTGGACGGGCGCGATACCAAGGGCATGGACACCGAGGACGTGAGCAAGCTGCTGAAGGGACAGGCCGGCACCAAGGTGAACATCGTCACCAGCCGCGATGGGCAGGCGCCGGAGGACCATGCGTTGACACGGGAGGAGATCAAGATCCCGGACGTGCCATACAGTGGCTTTATTGACCAAGGGAACAAGGTGGGTTATATCAAGCTCAACAGTTTTACCCAGACCGCCGGGCAGGAGGTCCGCAAAGCCTTCACCGAGCTCAAGGAGCAAGGCGCCCAAAAGATGGTGCTGGACCTTCGCGGCAATGGCGGCGGGCTGCTCCGCGAAGCGATCAACATCGTGAACATCTGGGTGCCGAAGGGGCTGACCGTGGTGGAGACCAAGGGCAAGATCTCCGAGTGGGACAAGACCTACAAGACCTTGAGCGAGCCCTTGGACAAGGAGATGCCCTTGGTGGTCCTGGTGGATACCGGCTCGGCTTCCGCCAGCGAGATCGTCACTGGTGCGCTACAGGATCTGGACCGCGCTGTGATCGTGGGCCACCGCACCTATGGGAAAGGCCTCGTGCAACAGACACGGGACCTTTTCTACAACAGCAAGCTGAAGGTGACCGTGGCGAAGTACTACATCCCCAGCGGCCGTTGCATTCAAAAGGTCGATTATGCCCACCATGACAAGGAGGGCAAAGCGGTCATCAAGGCGGACTCCACCATCCTCGCGTTCAAGACCGCCGATGGCCGGCCGGTGTATGACGGGCGCGGCATCGCTCCGGACATCGCAGTGGACCTGCCCCCACTGCCCAAGATCGTGGGCGGGCTTTACCAGGCGGACCTCTTCTTCGACTTCGCCAACCAGTACCAGTGGACGCATGATTCCATCCCGCCGCCGGAGCGGTTCACCATCACCGAGGATATCTACCAGCAGTTCCTCACTTTCGTGAAGGACAAGAAATTCGAGTACCACACCGAGAGCTTGGACGACCTGGACAAGCTGGTGGCGAATGCGAAGAAGGAGCGGTACTACGAGCATTCCAAGGACGCTATAGATGCGTTGCGCACCCGGTTGGACCCGGACCGCGCGGAGGAACTCGAACGGTTCCGGCCGGAGATCGAGGAGGTGCTCAAGAGTGAACTGGTGGGCCGCTACTACTACCAGACCGGCCGGGCCAAAGCGATGCTGGGCTCCGACCCTGCGGTGAAAGAGGCGCTCACCGTGATCAACGGCCCCGCGTACAAGGAAGTGCTGGCAGGCACCTACAAGGCGAACTAG